The Indicator indicator isolate 239-I01 unplaced genomic scaffold, UM_Iind_1.1 iindUn_scaffold_54, whole genome shotgun sequence sequence tCTACTTCTTTCAGATCTCAGTTTCTCAAATTTACATCTGCTTGTAGCTGGAAATTCCTATCTCTGGTTCATAATTATCAAGTTATACACTAACAGTTGTGGCCAGCTTCTAAGAACTTGTCTTTTGCCTAACACTCCCTTTCTCTTGGTAGCTCCCAGTAAAAAATAGTcttggtgctgctgaggaaTGCCAGGAGgcctctctgctttgctcttcctACTTAGCTCCAGAGTTTTTAGCTTAATCAAAAAGAACTAAAATCTTGTCTGCTGTGAGCAGTCAGAAATCTGTTGGATACAACAGGAGGCTGTCTGAAGCCATTGCTGTACTTGGTGACTTCAGacagctcagcagtgctccAGCTCTTAAGATCCCCACAGCTTAGCTGAAAGAGATACTGAGTAGCGCTACTCAGTTACTAAACTGGATCTCACTTATGCTTAATTTATGGAGGTGAGGTTCACTGCTCACTGTCAGTATGTTTTCCCTTATGCTTCTATTCAGCTTCTGTCCAGCTTGATCTCAATTGTTCTGCTTTAGGAGTACTTGAGTTCAGTTAAAAATGCTGTCAGTTtacctctcctcttttcttttccagcggCGGGGATCTGAGGAGCTTTTCACTACTTGTGTTACTAACGGACCTTTTATCATGAGCAGCAACTCTTCTTCTGCAGGTAATATTGCCTATGAACAAGAATAGCAATTTCTAAGCATTGCAGATGCTCAGAGGAGGTCTGTGTTTTCCCCACTTAAACTTTATTTTGAAATCACTTTACTTTTAGTGCTTATTAGGCTTCTGCAGGACTGTGCtgaatagattcatagattgcattgggttgaaagtgaccctcaaaggtcatcttgtccaacccccttgcagtgagcagggacatctccaactagatcaggctgaatAATAAACCTCTTTAAAAAGCTATTAGATTGTAACCAGTTGCTGCAGAACAGTTGCTAAATGATTTTTACAGAATGAGAACATGAAGGTTGCTATCAAGAGCTATACTTGAACCAGTTGATTTCACATAGAGTTATTTTGGCTCTGTGTAGTTGTTTGCTGCTGAGGTTAGTAATCCCACCCAAGACTGTCCTTGGGTGCTCAGCCCAGATTTGTGCCCTCTGTGCTTGTCATGGCCTTGAATTGTCTTACTCCAAGCTCCTGTTGTCCTTCCAAGTCCCTTTGtgttcctcctgcagccaccctgccaggctgtgtcAGCTCCTGTCTTTGCCATATCTATAATCCAGCTGATTACGTTTTGGTTCACATTTGATTTAATATCACTTTAAGATGTCCTCTTCAAACATTGCAAAGAAGCCCAGTGGAGGTGAAAATGAACAAAGCAGCACTCTAGAATGAGTGGCTCAGCCCTACACGAAGTAGACATGGGTGGGTGGTGTTCTGAAGTGACCACGGTGAGGGTTGCTTTCATCGCTATGGCGTTCGGCTGCGTCACGTCGTGTGACTTGGAAGGAAAAGTCAAAACCACGTGTCTGCAGATCCTGGTTGAATTAGACTGTGGAATCGGGGTAATCAGGAGCAGTAGCTGGATGTCAGAAGCGTTCCCATGTTCTGTCCAACCCTCTCCACTGAGCAGTAACTCTCTTGCTTTTCACAGCTAATGGAAACGACAGCAAGAAATTCAAAGGCGACAATCGAAGTGCTGGGGTCCCATCCCGAGTAATCCACGTCCGTAAGCTCCCCAGTGATGTCACAGAGGCAGAGGTCATTTCTTTGGGCTTACCTTTTGGCAAGGTCACCAATCTTCTAAtgttgaaaggaaaaaaccagGTATTGTCTCTGTAATTGAAggcagggatggtgtcaaaaACTTGACGAGCTTGTCATCAGTGAACCAGAGCCAAGGTGTTTAAACAACTGTTGTGTGTTAGGAGCCAATGACTTCTGCATgctgtgattttacttttccatGGTTATCCCATGAGCTgttaaaaatactattttcagGCATTGCAAGGAGTTAAGTCCATAATTACAGGTTGTCACTTCTAATGAGCATTATGCCTCGTTGTTAAATTACAGAGCAGGTGAATTATTTGGACAGCAGTGCCATGAGTTGGCCTTTTTTTCACTCAAGCCAGCCTGCTGGTTGAGTAACCACCAGTACAACTTTGCATAGTCAAGCCACCTTTACTGGTACAACAAAATGAGCTGGGTAAAGCTTGAAACACTCTTGGGTAATGCAGGTGGTGTGCACTAATTTGGTAACTAAAATTGTCTGAACAAATTAAGGAGTGAAAAAGCAAGGCAACTTTAATCATCACTTAAAAGACTTTGTCTTTAATCTTAATTATGGAAATGTGCCTCTGCTGTATTGCATGGTGGCATTTACGTGCAAGTCCTTAAGATAATGGCTTGCTGCAATCCCTGACGTGTGTGTTTGAAGTAGAGAAGACCACAAAGATATGGGCAGTGAGTGGgctcactgctctgcagagacctcTGGGAAGTTGCTTAAGATAATTGTGGAGAATGTGGATGATTTGGTGTACTTTTTGGCTTCCTGTAGATACTTCTGCTGGTTTCTTAAATACATGTAGCCAGGAGATGTCAAAATGAGACTCAAACGTTTGCATTAGCTCAGTCTGGACAATGAAGATTCTCATTTGTCCACAGAatgcatctggttggaagggaccctcaaaggtcatcttgtccaacccccctgcagtgagcagggacatctccaagtAGATCAAGTTCTATGTACAAGTTGGTTCTTAAATCATTGTCTCCAAAAGCTTGCATGTAAATACAGGTATGGAAACCCAATCCAGTTGCAGTTCAACTGGAGCGTTCCTCCTGAAGGTCCCAACTGtgtcatgctgctgctgctgaatgttGCTGCTGTCTCCTGGTGTGAGCCCATCTGATCACGTGTTGGGTTTGACTTCTGTGCAGGCTTTCATAGAGATGATCACAGAGGAGTCAGCCAACACCATGGTCAACTACTACACCACTGTCACTCCAGTCCTCCGCAGCCAACCCATCTACATCCAGTTCTCCAACCACAAGGAGCTCAAGACAGACAACTCTCCAAACCAAGCAGTTAGTTCTCCTTTACCTTGCTGTACTAGTGGCAGGGACAGAGCTCTGTccaagctcctgctgctgctgtaagcCTGAGAGGCTTCTGAGGTTGAGTTTAATTGTTGAAGTGCTGAATGGAGCACACCAGCCCATGGAATATGGTGTGACAGATTTTTATCCAAAGTTTCAGCAGATTAAATGAGCTGCTGAACTGCTTCAGTGTCTGGGGAGGGGTAGagcagacaggaggtggtgaGGAGGGGTGGCTTAGCATCCTTCAGTAACTGCACACTCAGCTAGACACTTGGGTTTGCTGCTCTAGGACCTTTGTTTCTAATATTTGAAAGGTTTCTATAAAATGAAGCTCTGATGGGGCAAGCCCTGTGTCTGCAGTGGAGCACAGTCTGCCCTTGATAAGCTCTGAGGAGGGCAGCACTGCAACATGGCAGTGCCTAAGACTTGTCTagagttcctgtgccacacctGGTAAAATTCCCATTCTCAGTTCAGCTGCTCTTGGCAGCCTTTCAGGACAGGAGCACTGGGAAGAAGTTGAAGTTACCTCTTCCCCCTTATCAAGGGAGGCTGCCAGTGATGTCCAGTTTGCCTCCTCTCACTTTTCAGACTCTCTGATCAGAGCATCTGGTGCTGTGCaggtgcagtgctgctgagttCATCTAACAGAGGCACCCCCTAGCACACAGCAGTGTTGTGTGCATGAGGGAAAAGCCTTGAGTCCTCTCTTCCACTCATCCCTGTGGCAGCTGGACCTTCAGCTCTCCATTCCATCAGCCTCTAGCATGCTGGAGATGGTTCATCCTGAAAGagctcagcttttccttttctttagacAGAGAAATCACTTTGCATCAGTGGATGTTGAGCAAGGTTCCAGCAGTAGCATAAATACTTCAGTTTGGGTTTTGGCTGGTTGGGTTGGGCTGtgttacaggatcacaggatgttagggtttggaaggaacctccaaagatcaagtccaacccccctgccagagcaggaccatagaatccagcacagatcacacaggaatgcagccaggtggggcttgaaagtctccagagaaggagactccacaacccctttgGGGAGCCTGtctcagtgctctgtgaccctcacagggaagaaattcctcctcatctggtggtggaacctcctgtgctgtagttggtatccattgccccttgtcctatcccagggtgcaactgagcagagcctgacccccagccctcaggtatttagcACTGTTAAAATGTCCCTagtggaaggagcagcagcttgctttGTTCTGCTCACTGAGATTGTTTGCTGATAGCCAGTTGAGAGAAGCTGGCTGTGtttctgcaagcagaagtgTAGGTCTCATGGTATCTTTGCTTCTGCAGCGtgcccaggcagctctgcaagctGTGAATTCTGTCCAGGCTGGAAACCTGGCCCtggcagcccctgctgctgctgtggatgcaggAATGGCGATGGCTGGCCAGAGCCCTGTTCTGAGGATCATTGTGGAGAATCTCTTCTATCCTGTCACTCTAGATGTTCTGCATCAGGTAAAAATATGTTGCCACAAGGCCTTGAAGTATGGGAAATTATTTGCAATGTCTTTGTTCTACCAGTgtgtggtgattttttttttttttttttttgtgtgtgtgtgtctgtataaTTCAAGTAgtgatcacaggctcacaggatgttaggggttggaagggacctctgaagatagagtccaaccccccctgtctgagcaggaccagagaatccagcacaggtcatacaggaacacatccagatgggtcttgaaaggctccagagaaggagacctctctgggcagcctgttccagggctctgtgaccctcacagtgaagaagttcctcctcatgttgaggtggaacctcctgtgctggagttcatATCCATTGCCCCCTCTTCTATGACCCAGATACCTACACCAGATTCTTTGGTTTCAATCCCAGTCTGGCCAGGCTTTAGTATctctggttggacttgatcttaaagttgttttccagcctaaatgattctcttAATTCTAGAGACTTTGCTGCTCTGTTTTAATTGGACTGCAGCCTGCTACAATGCAGAGGACAAATGTATGCTCTCAGGACAGCTCTCACAGCTCTGTGTAGGGTTTAGCAGAAGCCACATTGCCTATGTGTGAGGGCTAGGGGTAAaccatgcagtgtctgagagtCCTGTGGGCAGCAGCCTGTTTGGAAAGCTCCTGCTGTGGTTGCTTAACTTAATCTTGATGTTTAAAATGCAAGCTTGGCTGTGTTTAAGAGTCCTTGAAATTCTTGGAGATGTTCCAGGTTGTGAAGGTGCATGTGAATCTTCCTGGGTAAGAATccagaacaaaaccaaccccccttGTTCAGGGGCATTTCAACTCCCCCTGATGTTTTTCTAGTCTGATGCCATTGAGGCAAGTTAAACAACACCCAGAGTGTAGTTTTAAAACCTTTAACATTTTTGAGTTGGAAAGCTAACAAGGTAAAGGATAACCTTGTGTGTTTTCTGCTTCTAATGCTGGAGGTCAGTGTGGAGTTGTCTTGCTGGAGGTGAGCTGAGATCTACAAACATTGTCTTGCAGATTTTTTCCAAGTTTGGGACAGTCTTGAAAATAATCACATTCACAAAGAACAACCAGTTCCAGGCCCTGTTACAATATGCTGACCCAGTGAGTGCTCAGCATGCCAAACTGGTGAGTAAACACCTGAATTACTTGAACTTTTATTCATCTAAGATCAGTGTTAGAAAGTAGCATTTggaggtgtggtggtggtgggatttGGGGAGAGCATATCCCTAGTAGCAGAGCACAGATGGGTGGAGTTAAAATGTAACTTAAAATGTTTGTGCAGGTCTACACGCTTGGAAGATGCATTTTTGTTAGATGTGAGGCTGCTTTGCCAGGATCTTTAGGTTGAAGATTGGACCTCGTTCTTAAATGTCTCTTCAACTTAAAATGATTCCATGAGGGAGCTCCCAGAGCTGAGGAGTGAAGCAAGGCACTGCTGGTCTCAAGGGCAGGACCTGCTTGTGTGCAGAGGGGCCTCTGGCTTGATCCACTGGGGGTGTCCTGGGTGTGAGTGCACCTTGGGTTGAAGGAGGGTTTGTTTCCTTGCAGTCCCTGGATGGACAGAACATCTACAATGCCTCCTGCACGCTGCGCATCGATTTCTCGAAGCTCACCAGCCTCAATGTCAAATACAATAATGATAAGAGCAGAGATTACACCCGGCCAGACCTCCCTTCTGGGGATAGCCACCCCTCCCTTGATCAGACCATGGCAGCTGCTTTTGGTGAGAACTCTTGTTGAAGTGTAAGCAGGACAACTGTAACCATTGGGTGTgtcagctggggaagggaagggggaccCCACTGTGTTGAGTCAGACAGTCTTGGAATGCAGTGTGACTAACCAGGAAAACCTGGGAACTACTGAATGCAGAGTAGTAGTAGGAACACACGGATGTGGGTGCTTGGTGCTGCTTTGGAAGGTCTTTTCCCTTCGGGTGAAGGCTCTCCAGCTGTCTGTGCTTTGAGTGCCATCTGCTGTTCTGCCTGCAGTGTGCACTCGGTGATAATCTGGGGTGGTGTAACCTGTACTTAAACTCtacagagcagagccagcttgtgttctgcacagcagctgtaGTCTAAGGGCTGTTTGGgaacagcagagttggaggaggaagagtttTTGTAAATCTCTTGAAGCTCAGTTTTGCAATTAGAGGCGTTTTTGAATTGCTGTTTATGTTTTAGGATTTAGCTTTCAACTAAATGCTTATGTTGAAGGAAGATCAAGACATTTCCAGCTAAGTGTAGAGTTTTCTTGCTCTTGGGTGTCTTTGTGTGATGTGCATATCTTTCCCAGGTGCCCCAGGAATAATCTCTGCTTCTCCATATGCAGGAGCTGGCTTTCCTCCTACCTTTGCAATTCCTCAGGCTGCAGGTACTGTATTTCGTAAGTTGAAATTTTTATAGGCTTTCTATTGAAGCATCTTGGTGGTTTAAAGCTAAGTGGTGGTATTTTTGTTGGGGTTAGTCATGTAAATTCTGAATCCTGGCATCTGGATGTGGAAGGGAATGGTGCTTCAGTACCTAACCAGTACAGCTGTGGCACCTCTGGCTAGGTGATACccccctgggagaagaggaaaataggAATAGAAGGATAGGAGAGGCAGTGTTTAAAATTTGGagaatggagaagagaatttttttccatttcttgctGTGGTTAAAGAGGTTGGGAACTCACTGACAGCTGTAAATGCAGTCAAAAGCAAGGAATcttgctccatttttttttttcctaaatattttGAGTAAAGCTGATGTTTAAACCTGAAGCTGTTACAGCCACACTGCAGGTAACAGATTGTGGCCTCTGAGGGAAGTAGCCCAAGTGTCTGAGGTGAAAGCCTTCCACTGGGGtaccagactaaacagctcctgctctgtctcacagcagcccaggctgtgttgACTTTCTTGTAACCTCCTGGAATTTCCTTGCTTGTGACAAACAAGTGCAGATCAAACCCCCTTGAAGGTTGCTGTTTTGTTCAAACATCCTGTCCTGGTGGGGAAACACCCAGGGTGCCTTCCAGAAGCCATCTCACTGACCTCCTGAGCTCCAAAGCTCTGCCATTTGGAGGGCTAATGCAGTGAGGTGCCAGCTGTTAGTGTGAGCAGCCTGGAAATGTTGAGAAATAGAACTGTAAGGTTTCTCTGTTCAGGAGGAGATGAGCTGGTGGAGCACAGCTGGTGGTTCTCCACCAGCTCATCTCCTCCTGAACAGAGAAGCCTTACAGTTGCATGCTTAAAGCCAAACCTTACAGTTGCATGTTTTAAAGGCAAAGCATTTTTAGCATGCACTGGTTGGAAAGAGCCTTCCAAATGCACTCTGTGACACCTTTCCTGCACCAATGGAGCTGAggttttgtgctgcttctgcttcttgtgAAACCTGCAGAATGTTGTAGTCAAACAAGGTGGTGCCAAGAGGCACCTGCTGAGCACCAGGCACTGCAAGAGCAAACACTGAGAGATGAGAACACTTCCTGCAGCACCAGGACTTGGAGGCTCCTACTCCCAGGATCCATGGTCACTGTTGTCTGATCACATGCATGTTAGGGAAGATGTGCTGCTCTCCCTTCTGGTGCAGCAAACACACCAGAGTCCACACTGTGGGTTTCTTTACTGGTTAATATTCTTTAATTTCCAGGCCTGCCAGTCCCAGCAGTTCATGGAGCTTTGGCTCCTTTGGCtatcccagcagctgcagcggCTGCAGCAGGACGGATTACCATTCCCGGCCTCACTGGGCCAGGGAACTCAGTTCTGCTGGTTAGCAATCTGAATACTGAGGTTAGTGAAGTCCTAAATTGACCTTTTTTATGAtctatttcccccccccctccttctctcctgttACCTCTACTTTCACTTTCTGAACACAGATTGTGCTGAAACTCACTGAAAGTGAAATCCTGCTGTATCCTAAAGGGAACAGCCAAACTAGAAAAGCAGatggccctgctctgccagccccaaAAGTTAAAGCAGTTCAGTACTCTAGTtgctgaaaggaaataaaagtccATCTCAAATGAAGTCTTGCTCTTCTTTGGTTCAAAACCGAggatgctgcctgcctgctcttgtCCCATAAAGACTACAatgcctttcccttccttccctcttcatTTGGAATCTCCCTGCCATTCCCATGGCATAGTGTCATTGGGGTCACAGACAGTCATGtccattcttccttttccatagCATGTTCTAGATTTTAATCCATTAATTCAGAACTACAGAGAGAGTTTGTTCTGACCTTTGCTCTTTCTGTGGAGTGTCTGGACCCCCTGCCAGCTTTACCTTGTTACCTGTGCAGTATTTTCCCTCTGCCATGTGCttgcacatttattttttttcctttccaagatTCTTGGAAGTTTTTTTCCTTAGCTAAACTCCCTTAACAGCTCACAGTTTACATTTTCAATTCTACTTAGTGAGTTGAAATATTTgactctttcaaaaaaaaaaaaaggcaaatatttgAATGAAAAAAAGCTGCTTGTAATGAAAGAGCATCATAAGAATTCCATATGGGTACCTTGGATTTGCCTTCAGTTTGGCTCTTTGTTGGATTGAAAGTGTAGAATCTACTgatgtgtgtgcagcagagtATGAGTTAACTGTTGTGGGACTATGCACACAAGTTACTACTACTTTGCAAAAGCTCTGTAACTTTTAGCAGTGATGTCAGAGTAACCACAAAACCTCTTTCGCATCAAAGGGGAAGCCTGGATGTGATGAATGATCAAAATGTTTAACTCTGGATGAGATGAGCCAATTGAATCAATATTTCAGACTACTCTTTTTATCTGTCATTACTGTTTTCTCCAGGGCATGAAATAATGGCAGGGGCTGTGGCAAAGCTTTGGTCTGGACAAGTTGCTCTTTACCTAGGAGCTCCTCTGCCATGCCAGGAGCTGTCAGTTTTGGCCCACTCCCATGAGTGAAGTCACGACTAAAAGCTGGCACTGTTATTCCCAACCAGTGTGCCACTGTCACTTGTGTGTTGCTGAGGATGATCTTGCAGTGacagaggctgtgctgtgcctctTTAATTTAcccacagctctgagcagtgtCTGAATGCTGTGCACAGCTCTTGCATCAGTAGGAGCAAGCAGTTATTTCATGCCTTGTATTTTTGATGAGCTCTTCACTATCCATCCAGCTTATCTTTGGGCTAGAGAGACTTTGATACTTGTACTGAAGCTGTGAACTAACAGACCTGAAACTTTTTTCCATTGCCTGTATAATCAGTGTTGTAGAAACTTACCTGTGCCACAACCAGTTAGTTAAGAGACAGTATTCTTTGGAGTGACTACTCTGCCATAATGCctaggggatttttttttttttttcctgaactagACTCATGGAAACTGAAATCACTCCACCTTTTCATTCCACGGTGCATGGAAGAAACCTCAGTTTGTGTTGATTCTTGCTTTGGATGCAGGCTTCTGTCTGCATGTGGAGTTCTGCAGGGGCAGAGATGCTGTTCCTGCCCTTTTGAGTTTCCACAGGATGAGGCCAAGCCACAGAGGTGCAGGGAAGAGACTCTGCAGCTGAGTTCCTCTGCAGCAAGAGCCTCTAGCCAGACCTCTTGAGGTTTTTGTGGTGCTGCTTTAAAGGCAGCAACTGGGTTCTGTGTTGGACTTAGTTTGCTTACAGCAGTGGATTGCTTCCTATGGTCCTGACGTGGCCAGTACAGCTTTTTGACTTATCCATGGAGTCAGTTCTGCTAAGAAGTTCCCTCTGATTGGAGAAAAGATGCTCAGGCAAAATTTCAGGAATTTTGCTATGTTAACTCCCTGTAGAAGTCACTCTGCTGTGATACTGTCTCTTACTTCTTTGTATATCTTAAGtaaaaaatgccttttctttATCGTTGTGTTCCACTAGGTAAAACCTATTAACTGTTCTGTAAACCGAGTTATTGTATGTAGAATCTATAAATCTTTTGACTGATGGAACACTACATATTTCCTTATGTATTTACTGACCTGTGTtttttgctactttttttttccttttctccccatccctgaattttttttttttcttcccttgatCCGGAATTTCTTTGCCAACTGACTGCACGGTACTTCTGCTTCCTGTTGTTgcttgaaacaaaaccaaacccaacaaaaaaaaaaattaaaaaaaactccctttccaaaaaaataaataaaaaaaaaaaatacaaaccctgCTCTTCGGAAACCAACCTGCCCTTCAATATTAACCATCTTGAAAACTTCATCATCCATCAACCAATTTCGCCATTTCCTGCGGGGACTCTGCCCTTCCTCGTTGTGGACGATTTGTGCAACCTCGCTCTACCCCTTCGATTCCTTAcctcttccctgtccctccgctgccttgctctgctgttCTCTAAAGAGAGTTACACCCCAATGCCTCTTTATTCTTTTCGGTATGTTATTATTCACACTTTATTATtacctttgtttgttttttctttattttttttttcatttagttgaggtttgttggttttttttttttcgatACTTCAGAAATGTTACAGTTTGCAGTTtgctttcttggtttttttttttttgttttgaatgcataatttctttttttttgttgttggtttatATTTTGCTGGTTTAATTTAGTTTGGCCTTTATTTTATGTCGTGCATGGGTTTAGTGCTTTGCATgtcttattttttgttttggttaagATTTTAAATTATTGAGAGCATGCCAAATTTTGTTCAGTCTTCTGGCAGTAAGgtggttgtttttatttgctttttgctgAAACCcagtgtctttttcttttttttaatgtattgttCCATTTATTATTCTGCTATATAAAGAATTTTCCTTAATTAGAGCAGAATAAGTTAACCATGGTTGGAATGAGATCAGTTCTGGTTGTGAATGGATGTTTTTGCTGTTGGAttgattgatttattttattttgtagctAATATTAAGTTGAATGAGACTTTTGGTTGGGGGAGGGGGTTTTCCCCCCCTTGCTTAAGACTGTTCTTGTTTCCTCACTTTTTGAAGGAGTCTATGGTGATGTGCAGAAGGTGAAGATTTTATTTAATAAGAGAGAGAATG is a genomic window containing:
- the PTBP1 gene encoding polypyrimidine tract-binding protein 1, coding for MDGIVQDITVGTKRRGSEELFTTCVTNGPFIMSSNSSSAANGNDSKKFKGDNRSAGVPSRVIHVRKLPSDVTEAEVISLGLPFGKVTNLLMLKGKNQAFIEMITEESANTMVNYYTTVTPVLRSQPIYIQFSNHKELKTDNSPNQARAQAALQAVNSVQAGNLALAAPAAAVDAGMAMAGQSPVLRIIVENLFYPVTLDVLHQIFSKFGTVLKIITFTKNNQFQALLQYADPVSAQHAKLSLDGQNIYNASCTLRIDFSKLTSLNVKYNNDKSRDYTRPDLPSGDSHPSLDQTMAAAFGAPGIISASPYAGAGFPPTFAIPQAAGLPVPAVHGALAPLAIPAAAAAAAGRITIPGLTGPGNSVLLVSNLNTERVTPQCLFILFGVYGDVQKVKILFNKRENALVQMTDGNQAQLAMSHLNGQKLMGKTIRITLSKHQTVQLPRTDQEDRGLTKDFGNSPLHRFKKPGSKNFQNIFPPSATLHLSNIAPSITEEDLKMLFSSNGGVVKGFKFFQKDRKMALIQMGSVEEAIQSLIDLHNHDLGENHHLRVSFSKSTI